The following proteins come from a genomic window of Malus domestica chromosome 02, GDT2T_hap1:
- the LOC103418311 gene encoding uncharacterized protein, whose amino-acid sequence MEAAPIRMDRKTSIETEPRTLRIDQIEFAREAAKYVVNTKNIEEAMSIFTEGLKPVVSSIKQNGDEMMIDSVEEPEHSDDYFIRPRGPQDVVSAPF is encoded by the exons ATGGAAGCTGCTCCAATCCGAATGGATAGGAAAACATCGATAGAAACTGAGCCAAGAACGTTGCGGATAGACCAAATTGAATTTGCAAGG GAGGCAGCCAAGTATGTGGTGAATACAAAGAATATAGAAGAAGCAATGAGCATTTTCACAGAG GGTTTGAAACCAGTAGTTAGTTCGATCAAGCAAAACGGTGATGAAATGATGATAGATTCAGTTGAGGAACCCGAGCACTCGGATGATTATTTCATAAGACCACGAGGACCCCAGGATGTTGTCTCAGCTCCTTTTTAG